A region of Streptomyces sp. NBC_01750 DNA encodes the following proteins:
- a CDS encoding putative leader peptide, with amino-acid sequence MSQADILVSRLHVDLRRHASALCAAGR; translated from the coding sequence GTGAGTCAAGCTGACATTCTCGTATCGCGCCTGCACGTCGATCTTCGACGGCACGCCAGCGCACTCTGTGCCGCTGGCCGCTGA
- the ssuE gene encoding NADPH-dependent FMN reductase yields MTSILAVSGSPSVNSRTELLVEHAVERLSVTGFDAGHLKVRELPAAELLAGRSDSAALRAAAEQVAAADGLIVATPVYKASYTGLLKAFLDLLPQSGLAGKTVLPLATGGSLAHVLTIDYALRPVLSALGARHVVGGSFLLDSHVERLPEGGAHLRPEAELRLFDVVDEFIQSLPSRTLSPAQSPAPGAATSAARSH; encoded by the coding sequence ATGACCTCCATCCTGGCTGTTTCCGGAAGCCCATCCGTGAACTCGCGCACCGAATTGCTGGTCGAGCACGCGGTTGAGCGACTGTCCGTCACCGGCTTCGACGCGGGCCATCTGAAGGTGCGTGAGCTGCCCGCGGCCGAACTGCTGGCCGGCCGGTCCGACTCGGCCGCCCTGCGAGCGGCGGCCGAGCAGGTCGCCGCCGCGGACGGTCTGATCGTGGCCACACCCGTCTACAAGGCCTCCTACACCGGACTGCTCAAGGCCTTCCTCGATCTGCTGCCGCAGTCCGGCCTGGCCGGAAAGACGGTTCTGCCGCTGGCCACGGGCGGCAGCCTGGCCCACGTACTCACCATCGACTACGCCCTGCGCCCGGTCCTTTCGGCGCTCGGGGCCCGGCATGTCGTCGGCGGCTCCTTCCTCCTCGACAGCCATGTCGAGCGGCTGCCCGAAGGCGGTGCGCATCTGCGCCCCGAGGCCGAACTCCGGCTCTTCGACGTCGTCGACGAGTTCATCCAGTCACTCCCCTCCCGGACCCTCTCCCCCGCCCAGTCCCCCGCCCCCGGTGCGGCGACCTCCGCCGCCCGCAGCCACTGA
- a CDS encoding ABC transporter substrate-binding protein yields the protein MHTTTRRNFLVLTGISALAAAGCGTAVGSGTRNTGTLRYQGSVGQVSPAELAASLGYLEDLKLKWVGNTISGPQDIQSAASGQTDFGGAFNGAVVKLAARKAPIKAVVSYYGSDKQAYSGFYVTEKSAIRTPRDLIGKKVGMNTLGAHHEAMLDIYLKKNGLSRAEAEQVERIVIPPVNTEQSLRQRQIDVAVLGGILRDKALEAGGVRKLFSDYDLRGAFSAGTYVLTERFIKQNPETARIFVTGVGKALDWARTTQRDEVVAHMTEVVAKRKRNESAAALKYWRSYGVSAPGGRIEEKELSVWADWLTERGDLKSGRVGVPDLYTNEFNNSVKKAG from the coding sequence GTGCACACCACAACCAGACGTAACTTCCTCGTCCTCACCGGTATCTCCGCACTGGCGGCGGCCGGCTGCGGCACGGCGGTCGGCAGCGGCACGCGGAACACCGGCACGCTCCGCTACCAGGGCTCGGTCGGCCAGGTCAGCCCGGCCGAACTCGCCGCGTCCCTCGGCTACCTGGAGGATCTGAAGCTCAAGTGGGTCGGCAACACCATCAGCGGCCCGCAGGACATCCAGTCCGCCGCGTCCGGGCAGACCGACTTCGGCGGCGCCTTCAACGGAGCCGTCGTCAAGCTCGCCGCCCGCAAGGCCCCCATCAAGGCCGTCGTCAGCTACTACGGCTCCGACAAGCAGGCGTACAGCGGCTTCTACGTAACCGAAAAAAGCGCCATACGTACGCCCCGCGACCTCATCGGCAAGAAGGTCGGCATGAACACCCTCGGCGCCCACCACGAGGCGATGCTCGACATCTACCTCAAGAAGAACGGGCTGAGCCGGGCCGAGGCCGAGCAGGTCGAGCGGATCGTCATCCCGCCCGTCAACACCGAACAGTCCCTGCGCCAGCGCCAGATCGACGTGGCCGTCCTCGGCGGCATTCTCCGCGACAAGGCGCTGGAGGCCGGGGGCGTACGCAAGCTCTTCAGCGACTACGACCTGCGCGGGGCCTTCAGCGCCGGTACGTACGTCCTGACCGAGCGATTCATCAAGCAGAACCCGGAGACCGCACGGATCTTCGTCACCGGAGTGGGCAAGGCCCTGGACTGGGCCCGTACCACGCAGCGCGACGAGGTAGTCGCACACATGACCGAGGTAGTCGCCAAGCGCAAGCGCAACGAGAGCGCCGCCGCGCTCAAGTACTGGCGCTCCTACGGCGTCTCGGCGCCGGGCGGCCGGATCGAGGAGAAGGAACTGTCGGTCTGGGCCGACTGGCTCACCGAACGCGGCGACCTCAAGTCCGGCCGGGTCGGCGTCCCCGACCTCTACACCAACGAGTTCAACAACAGTGTCAAGAAGGCGGGTTGA
- a CDS encoding ABC transporter ATP-binding protein, which produces MTAKISFRGVGKTFPVRGKQQQVTALDGIDLDIAAGEFVVVVGPSGCGKSTLLDLLGGLSEPTSGEILLDGAPVTGPGLDRGIVFQQYALLPWRTAQGNVEFGLEATRVPRRERAERAREYLALVGLSGFEDRHPHELSGGMRQRVAIARSLAYDPDVLLMDEPFAALDAQTRESLQDELLRIWQRTGKTIVFITHGIDEAVHLGQRVAVLTSRPGRIKEVVPIGLGDRGADTDPRSSPEFAHHRHQIWNLLRDEVSRAQQEEREAATL; this is translated from the coding sequence ATGACCGCCAAAATCAGCTTCCGGGGTGTCGGCAAGACCTTCCCCGTACGCGGAAAACAGCAGCAGGTCACCGCGCTCGACGGGATCGATCTCGATATCGCCGCCGGTGAGTTCGTGGTCGTCGTCGGCCCGAGCGGCTGCGGAAAATCCACCCTGCTCGATCTCCTCGGCGGGCTCTCCGAACCCACCAGCGGTGAGATCCTGCTGGACGGCGCGCCCGTCACTGGACCGGGCCTGGACAGGGGCATCGTCTTCCAGCAGTACGCCCTGCTCCCCTGGCGCACCGCGCAGGGCAATGTGGAGTTCGGCCTGGAAGCCACCCGGGTGCCCCGCCGCGAGCGGGCCGAGCGGGCCAGGGAGTATCTGGCGCTCGTCGGGCTCTCCGGCTTCGAGGACCGGCATCCGCACGAGCTCTCCGGTGGCATGCGCCAGCGTGTGGCCATCGCCCGGAGCCTCGCTTATGACCCCGATGTGCTGCTCATGGACGAGCCGTTCGCCGCACTCGACGCGCAGACCCGCGAGTCGCTCCAGGACGAGCTGCTGCGGATCTGGCAGCGCACCGGCAAGACGATCGTCTTCATCACGCACGGCATCGACGAGGCGGTCCATCTCGGACAGCGGGTCGCCGTCCTCACCTCCCGTCCCGGCCGGATCAAGGAGGTGGTGCCGATCGGCCTCGGCGACCGCGGCGCCGACACCGACCCGCGCTCCAGCCCCGAGTTCGCACACCACCGCCATCAGATCTGGAACCTGCTGCGCGACGAGGTCAGCCGGGCGCAGCAAGAGGAGAGGGAGGCCGCAACGCTATGA
- a CDS encoding ABC transporter permease, giving the protein MSIVTEKAPATAVDVNRAAQDTDPAPPPPLRTRALPAPVRRAGRILLTLLTRTAAIAALLAVWESAPRLGLVDRTFLPPFSEVAVAWWQLLLDGQLAEHTQASLQRSFTGFALAVVIAVPLGLLIGWYRPLAQLLGPLLEVFRNTAALALLPVFVLLLGIGETSKVSIVLYACTWPILLNTISAVSSVDPTLLRLARSMDLPAPRIFQKVILPASVPTVFTGIRMAGAVAILVLVAAEMVGAKAGLGYLVNASQFNFAIPDMYAGIITISAIGVAFNQLLVALERRFTSWRTPTGN; this is encoded by the coding sequence ATGAGCATCGTCACCGAGAAGGCGCCCGCGACAGCCGTCGATGTGAACCGCGCGGCGCAGGACACCGACCCCGCACCGCCCCCACCGCTCCGGACCCGCGCACTGCCCGCCCCGGTCCGCCGCGCCGGCCGCATCCTGCTGACCCTGCTCACCCGGACCGCCGCTATCGCCGCGCTGCTCGCGGTGTGGGAGAGCGCCCCCCGGCTCGGCCTGGTCGACCGGACGTTCCTGCCGCCGTTCTCGGAGGTCGCCGTCGCCTGGTGGCAACTGCTCCTGGACGGCCAGCTCGCCGAACACACTCAGGCCAGCCTTCAGCGCTCGTTCACCGGCTTCGCTCTCGCGGTCGTCATCGCCGTACCGCTCGGCCTGCTGATCGGCTGGTACCGGCCGCTCGCGCAACTCCTCGGGCCACTGCTGGAGGTCTTCCGCAACACCGCCGCGCTCGCCCTGCTGCCGGTTTTCGTCCTGCTGCTGGGCATCGGCGAGACCTCTAAGGTCTCCATCGTCCTGTACGCCTGCACCTGGCCGATTCTGCTGAACACCATCAGCGCCGTGAGCAGCGTCGATCCAACGCTGCTCAGGCTGGCCAGGTCGATGGACCTGCCCGCTCCGAGGATCTTCCAGAAGGTGATCCTGCCTGCCTCCGTGCCGACCGTCTTCACCGGCATCCGGATGGCAGGGGCGGTGGCCATCCTGGTCCTCGTCGCCGCCGAGATGGTGGGCGCCAAGGCCGGGCTCGGCTATCTCGTCAACGCCTCACAGTTCAACTTCGCGATCCCCGACATGTACGCCGGGATCATCACCATCTCCGCCATCGGCGTGGCTTTCAACCAGCTGCTCGTGGCTCTTGAGCGCCGCTTCACGTCCTGGCGCACCCCGACCGGAAACTGA
- a CDS encoding LLM class flavin-dependent oxidoreductase — protein sequence MSADAPRQFHLNAFLMNAGHHDAAWRHPRTRPDRITELSYFQELARTAERGRLDSLFLADGVALWGNARFNAVGGFEPLTLLSALAVATEHIGLIATVSTTFNEPFHVARKFASLDHLSGGRAGWNIVTSGNEAEARNFGREEHLEHALRYERAAEFLEVTKELWDSWRDDATVIDRERGVYTEDGAVRPIGHRGKHFRVDGPLNVQRSPQGHPLLVQAGSSEDGKEFAARYAEAVFTAQQTLADGQTFYKDLKSRLAKYGRRADQVKILPGICPIIGATEAEALALQDELTDLQVPAYGLQQLSGMLGTDLSGLPLDGPLPDLPEEQDINGNKSRFTLVAELARREQLTIRELIARLGGGRGHRVFAGTPEQIADQLEQWFTEGAADGFNIMPPYLPGGLEDFVDQVVPLLQARGLFRTEYSGRTLRDRYGLERPAGRPALAH from the coding sequence ATGTCCGCCGACGCCCCCCGCCAGTTCCATCTCAACGCGTTCCTCATGAACGCCGGCCATCACGACGCCGCGTGGCGCCATCCGCGCACCCGGCCCGACCGGATCACCGAGCTCTCGTACTTCCAGGAGCTGGCCCGTACCGCAGAGCGCGGCAGACTCGACTCGCTGTTTCTCGCGGACGGCGTCGCCCTGTGGGGAAATGCCCGCTTCAACGCGGTCGGCGGTTTCGAGCCGCTCACTCTGCTGTCCGCACTGGCCGTTGCCACCGAGCACATCGGTCTTATCGCCACCGTCTCCACCACATTCAACGAACCCTTCCATGTGGCACGGAAGTTCGCCTCGCTCGACCACCTCAGCGGCGGGCGCGCCGGCTGGAACATCGTCACCTCCGGGAATGAGGCCGAGGCCAGGAACTTCGGCCGCGAGGAGCATCTGGAGCACGCTCTGCGCTACGAGCGGGCCGCCGAGTTCCTGGAGGTGACCAAGGAGCTGTGGGACAGCTGGCGTGACGACGCGACGGTCATCGACCGCGAACGCGGGGTCTACACGGAGGACGGCGCCGTGCGGCCGATCGGACACCGCGGCAAGCATTTCCGGGTCGACGGGCCGCTCAACGTACAGCGCTCGCCGCAGGGCCATCCGCTGCTGGTGCAGGCCGGTTCCTCCGAGGACGGCAAGGAGTTCGCCGCCCGGTACGCGGAGGCGGTGTTCACCGCCCAGCAGACCCTCGCCGACGGCCAGACCTTCTACAAGGACCTCAAGTCACGGCTTGCGAAGTACGGCCGCAGGGCCGACCAGGTGAAGATCCTCCCGGGGATCTGCCCCATCATCGGCGCGACCGAGGCCGAGGCCCTGGCGCTGCAGGACGAGCTGACGGACCTGCAGGTCCCCGCGTACGGGCTGCAGCAGCTGTCCGGGATGCTCGGCACTGATCTGAGCGGCCTGCCGCTCGACGGTCCGCTGCCCGACCTCCCCGAGGAGCAGGACATCAACGGCAACAAGTCCCGCTTCACGCTGGTGGCGGAACTCGCCCGGCGCGAGCAGCTCACCATCCGGGAGCTGATCGCCCGCCTCGGCGGCGGCCGCGGCCACCGGGTCTTCGCCGGCACCCCCGAGCAGATCGCGGACCAGCTGGAGCAGTGGTTCACCGAGGGCGCGGCGGACGGGTTCAACATCATGCCGCCGTATCTGCCGGGCGGGCTGGAGGACTTCGTCGACCAGGTGGTGCCACTGCTGCAGGCGCGCGGCCTGTTCCGTACGGAGTACAGCGGTCGCACCCTTCGCGACCGCTACGGGCTGGAGCGACCCGCAGGCCGGCCCGCGCTTGCCCACTGA
- a CDS encoding TauD/TfdA dioxygenase family protein produces MTSTGFDIRRIGGRIGAEILGADISTDLDPAIVTEINAALVEHKALFFRGQQLDDAAQIRFASLFGDLTTAHPTVPSVEGQPHILPVDGDEGIRANQWHTDVTFLRTPPKASTLRSLVVPPYGGNTLIANSAAAYRDLPEALRELADRLWAVHTNAYDYAEPRSQKAAEHRRQFVSTKYRTEHPVVRVHPESGERGLFIGGFAQSLVGLSPSESRDILRILQSYVTRPENVVRWSWAPGDLVLFDNRSTQHYAPDDYGDLPRLLHRVTVAGDVPVGVDGRLSRVVEGDEAAHYTPAAAA; encoded by the coding sequence ATGACCAGCACCGGTTTCGACATCCGCCGGATCGGCGGCCGCATCGGCGCCGAGATCCTCGGCGCCGACATCTCCACCGACCTCGACCCCGCCATCGTCACCGAGATCAACGCGGCGCTGGTGGAGCACAAGGCGCTCTTCTTCCGCGGCCAACAGCTCGACGACGCGGCACAGATACGCTTCGCCTCGCTCTTCGGCGATCTCACGACCGCGCACCCCACGGTGCCTTCCGTGGAGGGCCAGCCGCACATCCTCCCGGTGGACGGGGACGAGGGCATCCGCGCGAACCAGTGGCACACGGACGTCACGTTCCTGCGCACGCCGCCGAAGGCGTCCACGCTGCGCAGCCTGGTGGTCCCGCCCTACGGCGGCAACACCCTGATCGCCAACTCCGCAGCAGCCTACCGGGATCTGCCGGAGGCGCTGCGCGAACTGGCCGACCGGCTGTGGGCCGTCCACACCAATGCGTACGACTACGCCGAGCCGAGGTCGCAGAAGGCGGCCGAGCACCGCAGGCAGTTCGTCTCCACGAAGTACCGCACCGAACACCCGGTGGTCCGCGTCCACCCGGAGTCGGGCGAGCGCGGTCTGTTCATCGGGGGCTTCGCGCAGAGTCTGGTGGGCCTTTCGCCGTCCGAGTCCCGCGACATCCTGCGGATCCTGCAGTCGTACGTGACCCGCCCGGAGAATGTCGTCCGCTGGAGCTGGGCCCCCGGTGACCTGGTCCTCTTCGACAACCGCAGCACCCAGCACTACGCGCCCGACGACTACGGCGATCTGCCGCGTCTGCTGCACCGGGTGACGGTTGCCGGCGATGTCCCGGTCGGTGTCGACGGCCGTCTCAGCCGGGTCGTCGAGGGGGACGAGGCGGCTCACTACACGCCTGCTGCCGCGGCCTGA
- a CDS encoding LAETG motif-containing sortase-dependent surface protein: MTTNNRSWRRAGAFAAVAAAGVFGVGLAAGTAQAHTPEWKVTCTDVTVHLTAYSSKDDNTVTVTVDGKDLLPTETFRGSFDKKLELPKHDKELSLRLVVKAGDNDKFSRDLTETAPVCENNTPSPTPSETPSSTPSPSETPSDTPSTATSSAEVPPASAEPSSPGDLAETGSSSSTPLIAGAAAVVIVAGGGIMWAARKRRSAQH, from the coding sequence GTGACAACAAACAACAGATCGTGGCGGCGCGCAGGCGCCTTCGCAGCGGTCGCGGCGGCCGGAGTGTTCGGCGTCGGCCTGGCGGCCGGAACCGCCCAGGCGCACACCCCGGAGTGGAAGGTGACCTGCACCGACGTCACCGTCCACCTCACCGCCTACAGCTCCAAGGACGACAACACCGTGACCGTCACGGTGGACGGCAAGGACCTGCTGCCCACCGAGACGTTCAGGGGAAGCTTCGACAAGAAGCTCGAGCTCCCCAAGCACGACAAGGAGCTCTCCCTTCGCCTCGTCGTGAAGGCGGGCGACAACGACAAGTTCTCGCGCGACCTGACCGAGACGGCGCCGGTGTGCGAGAACAACACCCCCAGCCCGACCCCGTCGGAGACCCCGAGTTCCACTCCCTCGCCGAGTGAGACGCCGAGCGACACGCCGAGCACGGCCACCAGCTCCGCCGAGGTGCCGCCGGCTTCGGCCGAGCCCAGCTCCCCCGGTGACCTGGCCGAGACGGGCTCCTCCAGCTCCACCCCGCTGATCGCCGGCGCTGCCGCCGTCGTCATAGTCGCGGGTGGCGGCATCATGTGGGCCGCGCGCAAGCGGCGCAGCGCCCAGCACTGA
- a CDS encoding cation diffusion facilitator family transporter has product MNRKESDGKTRVTVLVALAANLVITVAKAVGGVAAGSPALLSEAAHSAADSMNEVFLLLAVRRSRRPPDLRHPFGYGKERYFWALLAAVGIFVMGGCFSFYQGFHALGADKQESHAGYVAGLAVLTVALLAEGASLLRAVHQLRKQKDGARDPALRTVLAEDSTAVLGVLLAMAGMVLHLITGKVIWEASASIAIGLLLVYVAYRLGREARDQLIGEAVEPELRNRIRELLDDQPEIDNVAALLTMQLGLDSTLVAARVDLTPGFDSEEVELVCVRIKRLISTAWPQADHVFLDITEAPAD; this is encoded by the coding sequence ATGAATCGCAAGGAATCCGACGGAAAGACCCGCGTCACTGTGCTGGTCGCGCTCGCCGCGAATCTGGTGATCACGGTGGCGAAGGCCGTCGGCGGAGTCGCCGCGGGGTCTCCCGCGCTGCTGTCCGAGGCCGCTCACTCGGCCGCCGACAGCATGAACGAGGTGTTTCTTCTTCTCGCGGTCCGCCGCAGTCGTCGCCCGCCGGATCTCCGCCATCCGTTCGGATACGGCAAGGAACGCTATTTCTGGGCGCTGCTCGCCGCCGTCGGGATATTCGTCATGGGTGGCTGCTTCTCCTTCTACCAGGGCTTCCATGCGCTGGGCGCCGACAAGCAGGAGTCCCACGCCGGCTATGTCGCCGGGCTGGCCGTCCTGACCGTGGCCCTGCTCGCCGAGGGCGCCTCGCTGCTCCGTGCCGTGCACCAGCTGCGCAAACAGAAGGACGGAGCCCGCGACCCCGCCCTGCGGACTGTTCTCGCGGAGGACAGCACCGCAGTGCTGGGCGTCCTGCTCGCCATGGCCGGCATGGTGCTCCACCTCATCACCGGGAAGGTCATCTGGGAGGCCTCGGCATCGATCGCGATCGGCCTGCTGCTCGTGTACGTCGCGTACCGGCTCGGCAGGGAGGCCCGCGACCAGCTGATCGGCGAGGCGGTCGAACCGGAGCTGCGCAACCGTATCCGTGAACTCCTTGACGACCAGCCCGAGATCGACAATGTCGCCGCGCTGCTGACCATGCAACTCGGCCTGGACTCGACGCTGGTGGCCGCCAGGGTCGATCTGACCCCCGGTTTCGACAGCGAGGAGGTCGAGCTGGTCTGCGTACGCATCAAACGGCTGATCTCAACGGCCTGGCCGCAGGCGGATCATGTCTTTCTCGACATCACGGAGGCTCCGGCGGACTGA
- a CDS encoding DUF6328 family protein produces the protein MQQGGNGLQRGRHETPEERADRLWGELLQELRVAQTGVQVLFGFLLTVAFQARFAGLSDTDHNIYTMTILLGAATTGALIGPVSIHRLLAGRRLKPETVQWASRLTVVGLFLLLCTMASSLLLILRLVVDDTLALWLVVGMVVWFVVCWILLPLWTRATNPARE, from the coding sequence ATGCAACAAGGCGGAAACGGTCTCCAGCGCGGTCGGCACGAGACGCCGGAGGAACGGGCTGACCGGCTGTGGGGTGAACTGCTGCAGGAATTGCGGGTCGCCCAGACAGGTGTGCAAGTCCTGTTCGGATTCCTGCTCACAGTGGCGTTTCAGGCCCGTTTCGCCGGCCTGTCCGACACCGACCACAATATCTATACGATGACCATCCTGCTGGGGGCGGCGACGACCGGAGCGCTCATCGGGCCCGTGTCCATCCACCGGCTACTCGCCGGCCGGCGGCTCAAACCGGAGACAGTCCAGTGGGCCTCCCGTCTGACGGTTGTGGGACTGTTTCTGCTGCTGTGCACGATGGCGTCGTCGCTGCTGCTGATTCTGCGGCTGGTCGTGGACGACACACTCGCCCTGTGGCTGGTGGTCGGCATGGTCGTCTGGTTCGTCGTCTGCTGGATCCTGCTGCCGCTCTGGACCCGCGCCACGAACCCGGCCAGGGAGTGA
- a CDS encoding NAD(P)/FAD-dependent oxidoreductase — protein sequence MSRSRVVVVGAGFAGFQAARALSRTVRDRAEIIVLNPTDYFLYLPLLPQVATGILEPRRVTVSIPNALPRVRLVLGEATGVDLAERKVHYTDPEGRSGALAYDRLVLAVGSVNKLLPVPGIADHAHGFRGLPEALYLRDHITRQIEMAADAATAEESASRRTFVVVGAGYTGTEVAAQGKLFTDELTRKRHTGERHGRARWLLLDVADRVLPGLDPRLSSTADRVLRRRGVDVRTGTSVKEATHAGVQLDDGEFVDTRTLVWCVGVRPDPLVSEVGLPVERGRLVVDSRLNVPGHPEIFACGDAAAVPDPTRPGEYTPMTAQHASRQGKLAGLNLAATLGHGEQRSYEHHDLGFAVDLGGVQAAANPLGVPLSGPLAGAVTRGYHLAAMPGNRVRVGADWLLDAVLPRQCVQLGLVHSEAVPLDSASPELPRLPGAPPRQ from the coding sequence GTGAGTCGTAGCCGTGTTGTTGTCGTCGGAGCCGGGTTCGCCGGCTTCCAGGCCGCTCGCGCTCTGTCCCGGACCGTCCGGGACCGGGCCGAGATCATCGTGCTCAACCCCACCGACTACTTCCTCTATCTGCCGCTGCTGCCACAGGTCGCCACGGGGATCCTGGAACCGCGCAGGGTGACCGTCTCGATCCCCAACGCCCTGCCACGGGTACGTCTGGTGCTCGGCGAGGCCACCGGGGTCGACCTGGCGGAACGGAAGGTTCACTACACCGATCCCGAAGGCCGTTCCGGCGCGCTCGCGTACGACCGCTTGGTGCTTGCCGTCGGAAGTGTCAACAAGCTGCTTCCCGTGCCCGGGATCGCCGACCACGCGCATGGCTTCCGTGGTCTGCCGGAGGCGCTGTATCTGCGCGACCACATCACCCGCCAGATCGAGATGGCCGCCGACGCCGCGACCGCCGAGGAGAGCGCCTCCCGTCGCACTTTCGTGGTCGTCGGCGCCGGCTACACCGGCACCGAAGTCGCCGCCCAGGGAAAGCTGTTCACGGACGAACTGACACGTAAGCGGCACACCGGGGAACGGCACGGCCGGGCCCGCTGGCTGCTGCTGGACGTCGCCGACCGGGTGCTGCCCGGGCTGGACCCCAGGCTGTCCTCGACGGCCGACCGGGTACTGCGCCGTCGCGGCGTGGACGTGCGCACCGGGACCTCCGTCAAGGAGGCCACCCATGCCGGAGTCCAGCTGGACGACGGGGAGTTCGTCGACACGAGGACGCTGGTCTGGTGCGTCGGCGTACGTCCCGACCCGCTGGTGTCCGAGGTCGGACTGCCGGTCGAGCGCGGCCGTCTGGTCGTTGACTCCCGGCTGAACGTGCCCGGCCACCCCGAGATCTTCGCCTGCGGCGACGCGGCGGCTGTACCCGATCCGACCCGGCCGGGGGAGTACACGCCGATGACGGCCCAGCACGCCTCCCGGCAGGGCAAGCTGGCCGGACTCAATCTCGCCGCCACTCTCGGCCACGGCGAACAGCGCAGCTACGAACACCACGATCTGGGCTTCGCCGTGGACCTCGGCGGGGTCCAGGCCGCGGCGAATCCGCTGGGCGTCCCGCTGTCGGGACCGCTCGCGGGCGCCGTCACCCGCGGCTACCACCTGGCCGCCATGCCGGGGAACCGGGTGCGCGTCGGCGCCGACTGGCTGCTGGACGCGGTTTTGCCGCGCCAGTGCGTCCAGCTGGGCCTCGTCCACTCCGAGGCGGTTCCTCTGGACAGCGCCTCGCCGGAACTCCCCCGACTCCCGGGAGCTCCTCCCAGGCAGTGA
- a CDS encoding DUF6458 family protein — MGLGGCIILIAAGAILTFATDWKVQGANLDVVGLILMAVGIIGVATFTSIAKRRRVVVPPATPVIDEERGRRYE; from the coding sequence ATGGGTCTCGGTGGGTGCATCATCCTGATCGCCGCAGGAGCGATTCTCACGTTCGCCACAGACTGGAAGGTGCAGGGCGCCAACCTCGACGTGGTCGGCCTGATTCTGATGGCCGTCGGCATCATCGGCGTCGCCACCTTCACCAGCATCGCCAAACGTCGTCGTGTCGTCGTGCCGCCGGCGACGCCGGTGATCGATGAGGAGCGAGGCCGCCGCTACGAGTGA
- a CDS encoding ATP-binding protein, whose product MNVPDTCRYSIEVSASTERIPQIRRILAAHLRYWSLEPHIVPVCRAVDELVGNVVQHVPGDKTCVVELRWTGRHVIASVADKDHRMPRIHTSSPSKGGLATVAVLSDSWGTCGTATGKVIWFSRRAKAAQRVAAKRPAPMPLLREFKPLSSSSPVPGDVVVAGGEPAVAARV is encoded by the coding sequence ATGAACGTTCCGGACACCTGCCGCTACAGCATCGAAGTGTCGGCATCAACCGAGCGGATCCCGCAGATCCGGCGCATTCTCGCAGCGCACCTTCGGTACTGGAGCCTCGAGCCCCACATCGTGCCGGTCTGTCGTGCCGTCGACGAGCTCGTCGGCAACGTCGTACAGCATGTGCCGGGCGACAAGACGTGTGTGGTGGAGCTGCGTTGGACCGGGAGGCACGTGATCGCGTCCGTGGCCGACAAGGACCACCGGATGCCCCGGATCCACACGTCCTCCCCGTCGAAGGGCGGACTGGCCACGGTCGCTGTCCTCAGCGACAGCTGGGGGACGTGCGGCACGGCCACGGGCAAAGTCATCTGGTTCAGCAGGCGCGCGAAGGCTGCGCAGCGCGTGGCTGCGAAGCGGCCGGCACCGATGCCGTTGTTGCGCGAGTTCAAGCCGCTGTCCTCGAGCTCGCCGGTTCCTGGGGACGTTGTCGTGGCAGGTGGCGAGCCCGCTGTGGCGGCGCGCGTCTGA